The following are from one region of the Haemophilus parainfluenzae genome:
- the dksA gene encoding RNA polymerase-binding protein DksA, with translation MSKASLSLLDLAGVKPYQPKKDEEYMNEDQILHFRKILTAWHEQIVEEASRTVAHMQDEASNFPDPADRATQEEEFSLELRNRDRERKLMKKIEYTLKKLDTDDFGYCDSCGEEIGIRRLEARPTADLCIDCKTLAEIREKQVAG, from the coding sequence ATGTCTAAGGCATCTCTAAGTTTGCTAGATTTAGCCGGCGTTAAGCCTTATCAACCAAAGAAAGATGAAGAATACATGAATGAAGATCAGATTCTTCATTTCAGAAAAATTTTAACTGCGTGGCACGAGCAAATTGTGGAAGAAGCATCAAGAACGGTTGCTCATATGCAAGATGAAGCATCAAACTTCCCTGATCCGGCTGACCGTGCGACGCAAGAAGAAGAATTCAGTCTTGAATTACGCAACCGTGATCGCGAGCGTAAATTAATGAAAAAGATTGAATACACATTGAAAAAATTAGATACCGATGATTTCGGCTATTGCGATTCTTGTGGCGAAGAAATTGGCATTCGTCGTTTAGAAGCACGCCCTACTGCTGATCTTTGTATCGATTGCAAAACGCTTGCTGAAATTCGTGAAAAACAAGTCGCAGGTTAA
- a CDS encoding toxin-antitoxin system YwqK family antitoxin produces MKKWWLISLATIAGNVYAVDPTGDCTFDNHGNQRCVVYHYGSNVVKNVFTIGPNGRVIGESPIYYPSGKLKSTMRYNDQGEIHGKIMHYWENGKVKAAIDYKNNLADGFSYEYDESGKLVVIWQYKHDLEVHMQEMNGKVKHGKEVFFRNENGVATPYRVIEWNNGKKVKEQTE; encoded by the coding sequence ATGAAAAAATGGTGGTTAATTTCATTAGCAACGATTGCTGGAAATGTTTATGCAGTTGATCCAACAGGCGACTGCACATTTGATAACCATGGCAACCAACGTTGTGTCGTTTATCATTACGGTTCAAATGTGGTTAAAAATGTATTCACTATTGGTCCAAATGGCAGAGTTATTGGTGAATCTCCGATTTACTATCCGAGCGGCAAACTAAAAAGCACCATGCGCTATAATGATCAAGGTGAAATACACGGAAAAATTATGCACTACTGGGAAAATGGCAAAGTAAAAGCGGCTATTGACTATAAAAATAATTTAGCAGATGGTTTTTCCTACGAATACGATGAAAGTGGTAAGCTAGTTGTTATTTGGCAATATAAGCATGACCTAGAAGTACATATGCAAGAAATGAACGGTAAAGTAAAACATGGTAAAGAAGTGTTTTTCCGGAATGAAAACGGTGTTGCGACCCCCTACCGCGTAATCGAATGGAATAACGGTAAAAAAGTTAAAGAACAAACAGAATAA
- a CDS encoding monovalent cation:proton antiporter-2 (CPA2) family protein, producing MSNVVSPELIKTVVLLATSVTIVPLFKRIGLGSVLGYLVAGCLIGPSVFGVIKDAESVLHMAELGVVMFLFIIGLEMHPERLWAMRKAIFGRGFLQVGLCGALLTFAGIYILNLPKEVAFIAGMGFTLSSTAIVMQVLEERGITNTPKGQRVISTLIFEDLSIVPLLASIAFLTPETKHIEHQTNWTSIAIALGAVVGLVVAGKWLMNPIFRLISKAHIREMMTAAALLVVLGAALAMEASGLSMAMGAFVAGVMLSESAFRHQLEADIEPFRGLLLGLFFMGVGMSLDLSLVFNDALWLLGIVCLYIIGKALAVYTVARITKLDRKESIGRMTIMAHGGEFAFVLFSAATTAGVMTKDQNATFTAAVIISMLFSPLIGLLMRKISQRKSVNQDEKVDTSDLDPIVDLEDSVLVIGFGRFSQIVCQSLLVRGINVSVIDRNIENIRAAAKFGFKVYYGDGIRLDVLRAAGIEKAKCVVIGINDTDRIESIVQNLKDAYPKLPILARTYDRKTTVSLIKRDVDFIVRETFESALTLSHATLMQLGVNKIEADEVIAEVRYLDQERLNEEVLHGFSTDIIRKYWMPKPFIKPHINAEALNEETAEILEKEDDINDEAAVETLLHDDSETEKQKEVE from the coding sequence ATGTCGAATGTCGTCAGCCCTGAATTGATTAAAACTGTTGTTCTACTCGCCACCAGCGTAACCATCGTGCCGCTTTTTAAGCGTATTGGCTTAGGTAGCGTCTTAGGTTATTTAGTGGCGGGCTGTTTAATTGGTCCTTCGGTGTTCGGCGTAATAAAAGATGCAGAATCAGTTCTCCATATGGCTGAACTTGGCGTGGTGATGTTCTTATTCATTATCGGGTTGGAAATGCATCCTGAACGCTTATGGGCAATGAGAAAAGCAATCTTCGGGCGAGGTTTTCTACAAGTCGGGCTATGTGGTGCACTGCTTACCTTTGCCGGTATCTATATTTTAAATCTTCCTAAAGAAGTGGCGTTTATTGCAGGGATGGGTTTTACGCTCTCCTCTACGGCTATCGTAATGCAGGTATTAGAAGAACGCGGGATTACGAACACACCAAAAGGCCAACGGGTGATTTCAACCTTAATTTTTGAAGATTTATCCATTGTGCCATTATTGGCTTCTATTGCCTTTTTAACGCCTGAAACCAAACACATTGAACATCAAACTAACTGGACATCTATTGCTATTGCTCTCGGTGCCGTTGTCGGTTTAGTGGTTGCGGGCAAATGGTTAATGAACCCTATTTTCCGCTTAATTTCAAAAGCTCACATTCGTGAAATGATGACAGCTGCTGCCTTGCTTGTGGTATTAGGCGCAGCCTTAGCCATGGAAGCGAGTGGACTTTCAATGGCGATGGGCGCATTCGTCGCCGGTGTGATGCTTTCAGAATCTGCATTCCGTCACCAACTCGAAGCGGATATTGAACCGTTCCGTGGTCTATTACTCGGTCTTTTCTTTATGGGCGTAGGGATGTCACTTGATCTAAGCTTAGTCTTCAATGATGCGCTTTGGTTATTGGGTATCGTATGCCTTTATATCATTGGCAAAGCCCTAGCCGTTTACACTGTTGCACGTATTACGAAACTTGATCGAAAAGAATCTATTGGTCGTATGACGATTATGGCGCACGGTGGTGAATTTGCATTCGTACTCTTCTCTGCCGCGACTACGGCGGGCGTGATGACAAAAGATCAAAATGCGACCTTTACCGCCGCAGTAATTATCTCGATGTTATTCTCCCCATTAATTGGTTTATTAATGCGTAAAATTAGCCAACGTAAATCCGTGAATCAAGATGAAAAAGTCGATACCAGCGATCTTGATCCAATTGTGGATTTAGAAGATAGCGTACTCGTGATTGGTTTTGGTCGTTTCAGCCAAATCGTCTGTCAATCGCTTCTTGTTCGTGGTATTAATGTATCGGTGATTGACCGCAACATCGAAAATATCCGTGCGGCAGCCAAATTTGGTTTTAAAGTTTATTACGGTGATGGTATTCGTCTTGATGTGTTACGTGCTGCCGGTATCGAAAAAGCGAAATGTGTCGTCATCGGGATTAACGATACAGATCGTATTGAAAGCATTGTTCAGAACTTGAAAGATGCTTATCCTAAACTCCCTATTTTGGCGCGAACTTATGACCGTAAAACAACAGTAAGCCTGATTAAACGAGACGTAGACTTTATTGTACGTGAAACCTTTGAGTCTGCACTTACGCTCAGCCATGCAACATTAATGCAATTAGGTGTCAATAAAATCGAAGCTGATGAAGTGATTGCAGAAGTTCGTTACTTAGACCAAGAGCGCTTAAATGAAGAGGTTTTACACGGTTTTTCAACGGACATCATCCGAAAATATTGGATGCCTAAGCCCTTCATCAAACCTCATATTAATGCCGAAGCATTAAATGAAGAAACGGCTGAAATCTTAGAAAAAGAAGATGATATCAATGATGAAGCCGCCGTTGAAACGCTTCTTCATGATGATTCAGAAACTGAGAAACAAAAAGAAGTTGAATAA
- the hrpA gene encoding ATP-dependent RNA helicase HrpA has product MKNKSVKRELNPIQQSLFSKLKDIMLVDQRRLSARIHGIGKIKSQEAQQAVAAEIQQQIEQAQLRVENRKSAVKNPIVFPESLPVSQRKAEIQKLLSEHQVIVVAGETGSGKTTQLPKMCLELGFGNLGMIGHTQPRRIAARSVAARIAEELETELGGLVGYKVRFNDQISDDTQIKLMTDGILLAEIQNDRFLNQYSCLIIDEAHERSLNNDFILGYLKKLLPRRRDLKLIITSATIDVERFSKHFNNAPIIEVSGRTYPVEVRYRPVVEEDDQDQLQGILNAVDELQAEGRGDILIFMNGEREIRDTAEALQKQNLKHTEILPLFARLSAQEQNKIFHPSGLNRIVLATNVAETSLTVPGIKYVIDPGTARISRYSYRTKVQRLPIEPISQASANQRKGRCGRVSEGICIRLYSEEDFNSRPEFTDPEILRTNLASVILQMTALGLDDIEAFPFVDAPDKRHIQDGIKLLEELGAFEMVRTKAGEKRQLTAVGRQLAQLPVDPRLAKMLLSAVSQGALHEVMIIVAALSIQDPRERPQEKQQASDEKHRRFADKKSDFLAFLNLWRYLQEQQKELSKNQFRRQCQKDFLNYLRIREWQDIYHQIRLTVREMGLPINSEKAEYQQIHTALLSGLLSHIGLKEAEKQQYLGARNAHFAIFPNSVLFKKQPKWVMAAELVETSKLWGRMVAEIEPEWIEPLTEHLIKKSYSEPRWSKSRGAVIADEKVTLYGVPIVAARPVNYGAIDPTVSREIFIQSALVEGDWNTKHKFFKENQRLVREVEELEHKSRRRDILVDDRTLFEFYDQRIGTEVVSQKHFDTWWKKAQQKDPELLNFERSFLINDDAEQVSKLDFPNFWHQGNLKLKLTYQFEPGTDADGVTVHIPLPLLNQVEMTGFDWQIPGLREELVIALIKSLPKSYRRNFVPAPNYAQAFLSRAVPLEKPLLDTLIYELRRMTGVTVEAEHWNWEQIPSHLKMTFRVVDENGKKIAESMNLDELKFNLKDRVQESISAVADDGIEQSGLHIWSFAELPQCYEQKQRGFSVKAFPAIVDEKDAVGIKLFETEFEQAVAMQQGLSRLLLLNVPSPIKYLHEKLPNKAKLGLYFTPFGRVLDLIDDCIACAVDKLIADFGGFVWDEAGFEKLRDFVRENLNEVTVDIAQKVEQILSLNHALNQRLKGKMDFTMAFAFSDIKSQLSGLIYPGFVQKSGYDRLPDLQRYLQAVDKRIDKLAQDVNRDRAAMLRVEQVQQAYQQLLAKLPKSKPISDEVAEIRYMIEELRVSLFAQQLGTKYQVSDKRILNVITEIK; this is encoded by the coding sequence ATGAAGAATAAATCAGTCAAACGTGAATTAAACCCGATACAACAATCTCTCTTTTCGAAACTCAAGGATATCATGCTGGTGGATCAACGTCGTTTATCTGCCCGTATTCATGGGATTGGAAAAATTAAAAGCCAAGAAGCTCAGCAAGCAGTGGCTGCTGAAATCCAACAGCAAATTGAACAGGCTCAATTGCGTGTAGAAAATCGTAAAAGTGCGGTTAAAAATCCGATTGTTTTTCCAGAGAGTTTGCCCGTTAGCCAACGTAAAGCAGAAATTCAAAAACTACTTTCTGAACATCAGGTCATTGTAGTGGCAGGTGAAACCGGTTCAGGTAAAACCACCCAACTGCCAAAAATGTGTTTGGAGCTGGGCTTTGGCAATTTAGGCATGATTGGTCATACTCAGCCTCGTCGAATTGCCGCTCGTTCGGTGGCAGCGCGTATTGCAGAAGAGCTGGAAACAGAGCTTGGCGGTTTAGTCGGTTATAAAGTCCGTTTTAACGATCAAATCAGTGATGATACGCAAATCAAGTTGATGACCGACGGGATTTTGCTAGCAGAAATTCAAAACGATCGTTTCCTCAATCAATATTCTTGTTTGATTATCGATGAAGCCCACGAACGCAGTCTAAACAACGATTTTATTCTTGGTTATCTGAAAAAGCTTTTACCACGTCGTCGTGATTTAAAACTTATCATCACCTCCGCGACCATTGATGTGGAACGTTTTTCCAAACATTTCAACAATGCCCCAATTATCGAAGTCTCAGGTAGAACCTATCCCGTTGAAGTACGTTATCGTCCCGTAGTGGAGGAAGACGATCAAGATCAGCTACAAGGCATTCTTAATGCGGTGGATGAACTGCAAGCAGAAGGTCGTGGCGATATTTTGATCTTTATGAACGGTGAGCGAGAAATTCGTGATACAGCCGAAGCTTTACAAAAACAAAATCTAAAACACACGGAAATTCTACCGCTCTTTGCACGCTTGTCTGCGCAAGAACAGAATAAAATTTTCCATCCAAGTGGTTTAAATCGCATTGTATTAGCGACCAACGTCGCGGAAACTTCATTGACTGTGCCGGGCATTAAATATGTGATTGACCCAGGTACCGCACGCATTTCCCGTTATAGCTATCGCACTAAAGTACAACGCTTACCGATTGAACCTATTTCACAGGCATCTGCTAACCAGCGTAAAGGCCGTTGTGGTCGTGTAAGTGAAGGGATTTGTATTCGTTTATATTCGGAAGAGGATTTTAATTCTCGTCCAGAGTTTACCGATCCTGAAATTCTACGCACCAATTTAGCCTCTGTTATTTTGCAAATGACGGCATTGGGCTTAGATGATATTGAAGCGTTCCCGTTTGTGGATGCGCCAGATAAACGCCATATTCAAGATGGGATAAAACTGTTGGAAGAATTAGGTGCGTTTGAAATGGTTCGCACCAAAGCGGGTGAGAAACGTCAATTAACCGCAGTAGGTCGTCAATTAGCTCAACTCCCTGTGGATCCTCGTTTGGCGAAGATGTTGCTGAGTGCTGTCTCACAAGGTGCGTTACATGAAGTGATGATTATTGTCGCTGCGTTATCCATTCAAGATCCGCGCGAGCGCCCACAAGAAAAACAGCAAGCTTCCGATGAAAAACATCGTCGTTTTGCCGATAAAAAATCGGATTTCTTGGCTTTCCTCAATCTTTGGCGTTATCTACAAGAACAACAAAAAGAATTGAGTAAAAACCAATTCCGTCGTCAATGCCAAAAGGATTTCTTAAATTATTTACGTATTCGCGAATGGCAGGATATTTATCATCAAATTCGTTTAACCGTGCGTGAAATGGGCTTGCCGATTAATTCGGAAAAAGCAGAATATCAGCAAATTCACACCGCACTTTTAAGCGGCTTGCTTTCTCATATAGGCTTAAAAGAAGCAGAAAAACAGCAATATCTTGGCGCACGTAATGCCCATTTTGCGATTTTCCCCAATTCTGTGCTTTTCAAAAAACAACCGAAATGGGTGATGGCGGCAGAGTTAGTGGAAACCTCCAAACTTTGGGGGCGCATGGTGGCGGAAATCGAGCCAGAATGGATTGAGCCACTTACCGAGCATTTAATTAAAAAATCCTATTCCGAACCGCGTTGGTCGAAATCTCGTGGGGCGGTGATTGCCGATGAAAAAGTCACGCTTTACGGTGTGCCGATTGTGGCTGCGCGACCAGTGAATTACGGTGCTATTGATCCGACGGTAAGCCGTGAGATCTTTATTCAATCTGCCTTAGTGGAAGGGGATTGGAATACCAAACATAAATTCTTCAAAGAAAATCAACGACTTGTTCGAGAAGTAGAGGAGTTGGAACACAAAAGCCGCCGCCGCGATATTTTGGTGGATGATCGCACGCTTTTTGAATTTTACGATCAGCGTATTGGTACGGAAGTGGTTTCCCAAAAACATTTTGATACCTGGTGGAAAAAGGCGCAGCAAAAAGATCCTGAATTGCTTAATTTTGAACGCTCATTCTTAATTAACGATGATGCGGAGCAAGTGAGCAAGCTGGACTTCCCAAATTTCTGGCATCAAGGCAATTTAAAACTCAAATTAACTTATCAATTTGAACCGGGTACTGATGCGGACGGGGTAACCGTGCATATTCCATTGCCATTGCTTAACCAAGTGGAAATGACGGGCTTTGATTGGCAAATTCCAGGCTTGCGTGAAGAGCTGGTGATTGCGTTGATTAAATCGTTGCCGAAATCTTATCGTCGTAACTTCGTGCCAGCACCTAATTATGCTCAAGCTTTTTTAAGTCGTGCCGTGCCGTTGGAAAAACCGTTATTAGATACGCTGATTTATGAATTGCGTCGTATGACGGGCGTTACTGTAGAAGCGGAACATTGGAATTGGGAACAAATTCCAAGCCATTTGAAAATGACGTTCCGTGTGGTGGATGAAAACGGTAAGAAAATTGCCGAATCGATGAATTTGGATGAGCTGAAATTCAACTTAAAAGATCGTGTGCAGGAAAGTATTTCTGCTGTAGCAGATGATGGCATTGAGCAAAGTGGATTGCATATTTGGAGCTTTGCAGAGCTGCCACAATGTTATGAACAAAAACAACGCGGTTTCAGCGTCAAAGCGTTCCCTGCTATTGTGGATGAAAAAGATGCGGTAGGTATTAAGCTATTTGAAACAGAGTTTGAGCAAGCGGTGGCGATGCAACAAGGCTTGAGCCGATTGTTGCTACTCAATGTGCCGTCACCGATTAAATACCTGCATGAAAAATTGCCGAATAAAGCTAAATTGGGGCTGTATTTTACCCCGTTCGGTCGCGTGTTAGATTTGATTGATGACTGTATCGCTTGTGCGGTGGATAAACTGATTGCCGATTTTGGTGGTTTTGTTTGGGATGAAGCAGGCTTTGAGAAATTGCGTGATTTCGTGAGAGAAAACCTTAACGAAGTGACCGTAGATATCGCGCAGAAAGTAGAGCAAATCCTATCCCTTAACCATGCCTTGAACCAACGTTTAAAAGGCAAAATGGATTTCACTATGGCCTTTGCTTTTTCTGATATTAAGTCGCAATTAAGCGGGCTGATTTATCCAGGTTTTGTGCAAAAGAGCGGTTATGATCGCCTACCTGATTTACAGCGTTATCTGCAAGCCGTTGATAAACGTATCGATAAACTGGCTCAAGATGTAAATCGCGATCGTGCGGCTATGTTACGCGTGGAACAAGTACAACAGGCTTACCAACAATTGCTCGCAAAACTACCGAAATCTAAACCAATTTCTGATGAAGTCGCGGAAATTCGTTATATGATTGAAGAATTGCGTGTGAGTTTATTTGCGCAGCAATTAGGCACGAAGTATCAGGTGTCGGATAAGCGGATTTTGAATGTAATTACTGAAATAAAATAG
- the folK gene encoding 2-amino-4-hydroxy-6-hydroxymethyldihydropteridine diphosphokinase, with product MVQVYIALGSNLNTPTEQLNSALEAISALPNTELKSVSGFYQSKPLGPQDQPDYVNAVAMIETTRPPLALLDELQRIENEQGRVRLRRWGERTLDLDILLYGDQIIQNERLTVPHYDMKNREFVIVPLNDIAQDLVLPEGEKVADLVKAFENHQMYKIKNSEKIDRT from the coding sequence ATGGTTCAAGTTTATATCGCCCTAGGCAGCAATTTAAATACGCCTACAGAACAATTAAATTCGGCATTAGAGGCAATTTCTGCGCTACCTAATACCGAATTAAAATCAGTGAGCGGATTTTATCAAAGCAAACCATTAGGCCCGCAGGATCAACCGGATTATGTAAATGCAGTGGCGATGATCGAAACCACTCGCCCACCTTTAGCTTTACTCGATGAATTGCAACGTATCGAAAATGAACAAGGTCGCGTGCGTTTACGTCGTTGGGGTGAGCGTACACTGGATTTGGACATTCTGCTTTATGGTGATCAAATCATTCAAAATGAACGCTTAACCGTGCCTCATTATGATATGAAAAACCGCGAATTTGTGATTGTGCCGCTTAATGATATCGCACAAGATTTGGTTTTACCGGAAGGCGAAAAAGTCGCTGATTTGGTAAAAGCGTTCGAAAATCATCAAATGTATAAAATCAAAAACAGCGAGAAAATTGACCGCACTTAA
- a CDS encoding DUF441 domain-containing protein, which translates to MSLQFNMVALLLVFLIVLGLISQNSAITISAAVLLIMQQTLLSKYIPILEQYGVKIGIIILTIGVLAPLVSGKIQLPDLSSFLNWKMGVSILTGVFVAWLAGKGVPLMSEQPVLVTGLLIGTIIGVSFLGGIPVGPLIAAGILAVLIGKF; encoded by the coding sequence ATGTCATTACAATTCAATATGGTCGCGTTGTTATTGGTTTTCTTAATCGTTTTAGGTTTAATTAGCCAAAATAGCGCGATTACCATCTCAGCCGCCGTGCTGTTAATCATGCAACAAACCTTATTATCCAAATACATTCCCATACTCGAACAATACGGTGTCAAAATCGGGATCATCATTTTAACGATTGGTGTCCTAGCACCGTTAGTGTCGGGAAAAATTCAACTGCCCGATCTCAGTTCATTTTTAAACTGGAAAATGGGGGTCTCTATTTTAACGGGAGTATTCGTCGCATGGCTTGCGGGGAAGGGGGTGCCATTAATGAGTGAACAACCTGTTTTGGTGACAGGATTATTAATTGGTACGATTATAGGTGTGTCTTTCTTAGGTGGTATTCCGGTGGGACCTCTAATCGCCGCAGGTATTTTAGCTGTATTAATAGGAAAATTTTAA
- the pcnB gene encoding polynucleotide adenylyltransferase PcnB: MFSRNAITVVEKLQRQGYEAYIVGGCLRDLLLGKNPKDFDVATNARPEQIQAVFQRQCRLVGRRFRLAHIMFGRDVIEVATFRANHSDARSENQAKQSDEGMLLRDNVYGTIEQDAERRDFTVNALYYNPQDNTLRDYFNGIDDLKNGKLRLIGDPVTRYQEDPVRMLRSVRFMAKLDMFLEKPSEQPIRELAPLLKNIPPARLFDESLKLLQSGNGVKTYKLLRQYGLFEQLFPSLTPYFTEKEDSLAERMILTSLNSTDERITDKLRINPAFLFAAFFWYPLREKVDVLKNEGGLNNHDAYALAANEVLDQLCRSLAAPRRHTSVIRDIWMLQLQLLKRTGSHPARTMEHQKFRAAFDLLAMRAEVEGGDTVELAKWWHEYQLSNQEQRRQLVQEQQKLHPAPKKKYYRRRKPKAAN, translated from the coding sequence ATGTTTAGCCGTAATGCCATTACTGTGGTAGAAAAATTGCAACGCCAAGGTTATGAAGCTTATATCGTTGGGGGCTGTTTACGTGATTTATTATTAGGTAAAAACCCAAAAGATTTTGATGTAGCAACGAATGCACGTCCAGAGCAAATCCAGGCCGTATTCCAACGTCAGTGCCGTTTAGTCGGTCGTCGTTTCCGACTTGCGCATATTATGTTTGGTCGCGACGTAATCGAAGTAGCGACATTCCGTGCTAACCATTCGGATGCGCGCAGCGAAAATCAAGCGAAACAAAGCGATGAAGGAATGTTACTGCGTGATAACGTGTACGGCACCATTGAACAAGATGCCGAACGCCGTGACTTTACTGTAAATGCCCTTTACTACAATCCGCAAGATAATACATTGCGTGATTACTTCAACGGGATTGATGATCTGAAAAACGGAAAATTACGTCTTATTGGTGATCCAGTGACTCGTTATCAAGAAGATCCTGTGCGTATGCTACGTTCCGTGCGCTTTATGGCGAAATTGGATATGTTCTTGGAAAAACCAAGTGAACAGCCCATTCGTGAACTTGCACCACTGCTGAAAAATATTCCACCGGCGCGTTTATTCGATGAAAGCCTAAAATTATTGCAGTCTGGCAATGGTGTAAAAACCTATAAATTACTTCGCCAATATGGCTTATTTGAACAGCTTTTCCCAAGCTTAACGCCTTATTTCACCGAAAAAGAAGACAGCCTTGCAGAGCGCATGATTTTAACTTCGTTAAATTCAACCGATGAACGTATTACCGATAAATTGCGCATTAATCCTGCCTTTTTATTTGCGGCATTCTTCTGGTATCCATTACGCGAAAAAGTGGATGTGCTGAAAAATGAAGGTGGCTTAAACAATCACGATGCCTATGCCCTTGCGGCAAATGAAGTGCTTGATCAATTATGCCGATCATTAGCCGCACCTCGTCGTCATACATCCGTCATTCGTGATATTTGGATGTTGCAGTTACAACTGCTTAAACGCACGGGTTCTCACCCTGCTCGCACGATGGAACATCAAAAATTTCGTGCGGCCTTTGATTTATTGGCGATGCGTGCTGAAGTGGAAGGTGGCGACACCGTTGAATTGGCTAAATGGTGGCATGAGTACCAACTCAGCAATCAAGAACAACGTCGCCAGTTGGTTCAAGAGCAACAAAAATTGCATCCTGCACCGAAGAAAAAATATTACCGTAGACGTAAACCTAAGGCGGCTAACTAA
- the dcuC gene encoding anaerobic C4-dicarboxylate transporter DcuC has protein sequence MDLIIGLIAIVLVAYYIVKGYSATGVLMFGGLVLLLISVLMGHSILPEGVKSTGSTYFDILEYVKYLLGNRGGGLGLMIMVLCGFSVYMTHLGANDVVVKLVSKPLKNIRSPYILMVFAYFLACLMSFAVSSATGLGVLLMATLFPVMVNVGISRGAAAAICASPISIILSPTSGDVVLSAEISKIPLGEFAFGTALPVSIFAILGIAVAHFFWQRYLDKKEGVQVERLNADEIKTTAPNYYAILPLLPIIGVLIFDGKWGLPNLHIVTVMVLCFIITAAVDFLRSFNAKQTFDNLVVAYRGMADAFAGVVMLLVAAGVFAQSLSTIGFITNLIDSAQTFGGSAFFMMLVLAVITILATMATGSGNAAFYAFAELIPKLATQMGVNPAFLTIPMLQASNLGRGLSPVSGVVVAVSGMGKISPFEIVKRMSVPMLVGFICVIIGTEIFVSVAA, from the coding sequence ATGGATCTGATTATAGGTTTGATTGCCATTGTCTTAGTGGCATATTATATCGTGAAAGGCTACTCAGCGACTGGTGTGTTGATGTTCGGGGGCTTGGTCTTGTTATTAATTTCAGTGCTGATGGGACATTCGATTTTACCAGAAGGCGTGAAAAGCACCGGTTCCACCTATTTTGATATTTTAGAATATGTGAAATATCTACTCGGTAATCGTGGTGGCGGCTTAGGCTTGATGATCATGGTGTTATGCGGTTTCTCCGTGTACATGACTCATCTTGGCGCGAACGATGTGGTGGTAAAATTAGTCTCAAAACCACTGAAAAATATCCGTTCACCTTATATTTTAATGGTGTTTGCTTATTTCCTTGCATGTTTGATGTCTTTTGCGGTGTCATCTGCAACAGGTTTAGGCGTGTTATTAATGGCAACATTATTCCCTGTTATGGTCAACGTGGGGATTTCACGTGGGGCTGCAGCGGCAATTTGTGCATCGCCAATTTCGATTATCCTTTCTCCAACATCGGGCGACGTGGTGCTTTCTGCTGAAATTTCAAAAATTCCTTTAGGTGAGTTTGCCTTTGGCACTGCATTGCCGGTTTCGATTTTTGCGATTCTAGGGATTGCTGTCGCGCACTTCTTCTGGCAGCGTTATTTAGATAAAAAAGAAGGCGTGCAAGTAGAACGTTTGAATGCAGATGAAATTAAAACCACAGCACCAAATTACTACGCGATTTTGCCATTATTACCCATTATTGGCGTATTGATTTTTGATGGTAAATGGGGCTTACCAAATTTACACATTGTTACCGTGATGGTGCTTTGCTTTATCATTACTGCTGCGGTAGATTTCTTACGTAGCTTTAACGCAAAACAAACCTTTGATAATCTTGTGGTGGCATATCGCGGTATGGCAGATGCCTTTGCGGGCGTGGTAATGCTTTTAGTTGCTGCAGGTGTATTTGCACAAAGTTTAAGTACAATCGGCTTTATCACTAATTTAATCGACTCAGCACAAACCTTCGGTGGTTCAGCATTCTTTATGATGTTAGTGCTTGCGGTGATTACCATTTTAGCCACCATGGCGACAGGTTCAGGTAACGCGGCGTTCTATGCTTTTGCAGAATTAATTCCAAAATTAGCCACTCAAATGGGCGTCAACCCAGCATTCTTAACCATTCCAATGTTACAAGCCTCGAACTTAGGTCGTGGTTTATCACCAGTTTCTGGCGTGGTTGTGGCTGTATCAGGTATGGGAAAAATCTCACCATTTGAAATCGTAAAACGTATGTCTGTCCCAATGTTGGTCGGTTTTATTTGTGTGATTATCGGCACAGAAATCTTTGTTTCCGTTGCTGCCTAA
- a CDS encoding DUF423 domain-containing protein — translation MKNKWLFIAGLSGFLCVSIGAFAAHGLSKVLEPKELAWIETGVKYQMFHTIAIFAIGILQLCREVLVANKIVNLVAGAWAYGILLFSGSLYALALGAGKFLVWVTPIGGTLFLIGWLCLAYGGFKSK, via the coding sequence ATGAAAAACAAATGGTTATTTATCGCGGGATTAAGCGGTTTTTTATGTGTGTCGATTGGTGCTTTTGCGGCTCATGGATTAAGCAAGGTTTTAGAGCCTAAAGAATTAGCGTGGATTGAAACAGGTGTGAAATATCAAATGTTCCACACCATTGCGATTTTTGCGATTGGCATTTTGCAATTGTGCCGTGAAGTATTGGTTGCAAACAAAATAGTTAATCTTGTTGCAGGCGCTTGGGCGTACGGTATTCTTCTTTTTAGCGGCAGTCTTTATGCACTTGCCCTTGGAGCGGGAAAGTTCCTTGTGTGGGTAACGCCAATTGGCGGAACGTTATTTTTAATTGGTTGGCTTTGTTTGGCTTACGGTGGTTTTAAAAGTAAATAG